The DNA segment ACCGCTCCTGGAACCCAGCGACCTGGACGCCCTGGTGCGGTCCCTGCTGACCGATCCCGAGGCGGACATGGCCACGCTGGCCCACCCGCTCTCCGGTCCGGACGAGTGGCGCGACCCCAACGTCGTGAAGGTGCTGGCGGGTGGCGACGGGCACGCCCTGTGGTTCAGCCGGGCGGCGATCCCGGGCGTGCATGCCGGACTGCCGCACGACCTTCAGGATGGCGTGGCCGAACCCTGGCGCATGGCCTTGCGGCACGTCGGGGTCTACGCCTTCCGCGGCCCCTCCCTGAAGCGGTTTCTGAACCTGCCCAGGACGGCCCTGGAGCGCGCGGAGGGGCTGGAGCAGCTGCGGGCGCTCGAGCACGGCCTGCGCATCCAGGTCGCGCCGGCTGCGGGCTCGCCGGTGGGCGTGGACACGCCGGAGGACCTGGAGCGCGTGCGGGAACTCTGGTCCCGGCGGGGGTGAACTCGGCCTTTCCCGGTTCCCGTCCGTGCCTTAGGATCGGCGCCTGACCAATACTCAGCGGGAAGGAGCGGAATCCATGGCGAAGTACATCTTCGTGACCGGCGGGGTCGTGTCGGCGCTCGGCAAGGGGATCGCCGCGGCGTCCATGGGTCAGCTGCTGAAGGCGCGCGGACTCAACGTGGTGCTCCAGAAGTTCGATCCCTACCTCAACGTGGATCCCGGCACCATGAGCCCGTTCCAGCACGGCGAGGTCTTCGTGCTGGACGACGGCGCCGAATGCGACCTGGACCTCGGCCACTACGAGCGCTTCACCGACACCGAGCTGTCCCAGATCAACAACCTGACCAGCGGCGTGGTCTACGAGACCATCCTGCAGCGCGAGCGCAAGGGCGAGTACCTGGGCCGCACCGTGCAGGTCATCCCGCACGTCACCGACGAGAT comes from the bacterium genome and includes:
- the kdsB gene encoding 3-deoxy-manno-octulosonate cytidylyltransferase; translation: MRGVLVVIPARFESTRLPGKALADLGGRPLVVRVAELAARMETADEVIVATDDARIVEAVESAGHRAEMTGDHPTGSDRVAEVLERHHAEIVLDLQGDEPLLEPSDLDALVRSLLTDPEADMATLAHPLSGPDEWRDPNVVKVLAGGDGHALWFSRAAIPGVHAGLPHDLQDGVAEPWRMALRHVGVYAFRGPSLKRFLNLPRTALERAEGLEQLRALEHGLRIQVAPAAGSPVGVDTPEDLERVRELWSRRG